A single window of Periophthalmus magnuspinnatus isolate fPerMag1 chromosome 9, fPerMag1.2.pri, whole genome shotgun sequence DNA harbors:
- the unm_hu7912 gene encoding apical junction component 1 homolog, producing MTRTHPPDILASTLYRDITLNPITHHPILHASPQCDLKMIDKPEIINKRHCRSFDFIESLDDPQALSSSVEYPYKRSEHLAFNKNVMWNGLDQPGHLRFSSPDLFNTRLFQQQHQQQDKTSHLTWSDSKKRARSKSTPRIKATLTPVPISVSPPSTRKGRDAPQAAQDAQKESYSSNRAFLNEVHPIKLQPHTPLYVSDCFEEDKPDKPATTPHVRCRVDIKPDAAVLQQTRHNVRSDNQWQRYSQAGSSRGLYVQPPPRQIGSSPTPTPSECYSGDFRQGYHYTTSMSPISYQHLDFRMPSPTPPYLTAEQRAYSNPNIPTKFFYTEDPVRYPIHHFSRPYFQDDRSSITSHASTLTSHYDPRTRWVHTLPPRSYYTDRDPLHSVYSRPYSTSEAGSYMSHTPVSRPYFGDDSRYNTYHPTSSGLFYSKPYVTPTETYIPTTRLYHTEGRRRPSEGFSNDWYRSSISGYSSQSFQHTHSRLKETGIPTWYGSVDTTRLGEEAKNHSKSFDNILYPHLDRGQSVPRGRSYENLFHQPRHGASSDVTSQPVILNLSSSPRRYAALSLSENSLDKGSSNPWRNTKGGQWFVTPEITITDNDLCAGNNKRREGHSVSWDVMDSENRSTPRVMPQKQESLTTDLTKDRKHNNFSLQQSLEQLDKLLADLVVDYKPPTSRKSSDDLLDQLKQLINVDDKDQCTSGVENLQSSDTQVTSSKSSPDTNKEGDSGCDALQRSAEECSPDHSTDEDDNLVCANKKCNRAESMFNACLYFKSCHSCYTFYCSRTCRRDDWETHKETCLYGRVSSVCRHTLKFCRENTDIHKAFSRVAKAGYLSRGRGVLFLGFANPDTANNFLQVGLESLLMSPTYLSLRELDGFKDNLGEYCKELQQAGNEYDPNECFLLNVSIAVGELVPNRPSPRIQAPTVRKYAKVSLASSSPDKKVLKQENEMETLILTPPPGTPDIDREGEEGRKAREVCFVNIQRELRTRGVFLRHEYPKIYNHLCEFVENNIRFTPTTIYPIDKRTGKQFMCMIMAASEPRTLEWVGTPHLLDDII from the coding sequence ATGACCCGAACCCATCCTCCTGATATACTGGCATCAACTCTATATCGGGACATCACTCTTAATCCCATCACTCATCACCCCATTCTCCACGCCTCTCCGCAATGTGACCTGAAAATGATTGACAAACCTGAGATTATTAACAAAAGACATTGTCGTAGCTTTGACTTTATTGAGTCACTGGACGACCCGCAAGCTTTATCCTCCTCAGTGGAGTATCCTTATAAGAGATCTGAGCATTTGGCTTTCAACAAAAACGTAATGTGGAATGGATTAGATCAACCAGGACATCTTCGCTTTTCATCTCCAGATCTTTTTAACACCAGGCTCTTtcagcagcagcatcagcagCAAGACAAAACCAGCCATCTAACGTGGTCCGATTCTAAAAAAAGGGCAAGATCTAAAAGTACACCACGAATTAAGGCCACACTCACTCCGGTGCCAATTTCAGTGTCTCCTCCGAGCACACGCAAAGGCAGAGATGCACCTCAGGCAGCTCAGGACGCTCAAAAGGAAAGTTATTCATCAAACAGGGCTTTTTTAAATGAAGTTCATCCTATTAAACTGCAACCCCACACTCCCCTATATGTCTCAGACTGTTTTGAAGAAGACAAACCAGACAAGCCAGCCACTACCCCTCATGTTAGGTGCCGGGTGGACATTAAACCAGATGCTGCGGTCCTCCAGCAAACAAGGCACAATGTACGAAGTGATAATCAGTGGCAGAGATATTCACAGGCCGGTAGTAGCCGAGGTTTGTACGTACAACCACCACCGCGACAGATTGGCTCCTCACCGACGCCCACTCCCAGTGAATGCTACAGTGGGGATTTTAGACAAGGATACCACTATACTACTAGCATGTCCCCCATCTCTTACCAGCATTTAGACTTCAGAATGCCATCGCCAACACCGCCATACCTAACTGCAGAACAAAGAGCGTACTCAAATCCTAACATACCCACTAAGTTCTTTTATACAGAAGACCCAGTCCGATATCCCATCCATCACTTCTCCAGACCATACTTTCAGGACGATCGGTCAAGTATTACCAGCCATGCTAGTACTTTGACGAGTCACTATGACCCAAGGACTAGATGGGTGCACACACTTCCTCCTCGTTCATACTACACTGATCGGGACCCTCTGCATAGTGTTTATAGTAGACCATACTCTACAAGTGAGGCTGGGTCTTACATGTCCCATACACCAGTTTCTAGACCTTATTTTGGAGATGACAGCCGCTATAACACATACCACCCAACCAGTTCAGGGCTCTTTTATTCCAAACCGTATGTCACgcccacagaaacatacatTCCCACAACAAGACTTTATCACACAGAAGGCCGTCGAAGACCATCTGAAGGTTTCTCCAATGACTGGTATCGGTCCAGTATATCTGGTTACTCCAGCCAGTCCTTCCAGCACACACATTCCAGGTTAAAAGAGACAGGTATACCCACATGGTATGGGAGTGTGGACACCACTCGCCTTGGCGAAGAAGCTAAAAATCACTCTAAATCTTTTGACAATATTTTGTATCCCCACCTGGATAGAGGTCAGTCCGTGCCTCGTGGTCGAAGTTATGAGAATCTGTTTCACCAACCTCGACATGGAGCATCCAGTGATGTTACCTCGCAGCCTGTTATTCTGAATCTCTCAAGCTCACCCAGACGCTATGCAGCACTGTCTCTCTCAGAAAACTCTTTAGACAAGGGGTCAAGTAACCCTTGGAGGAATACAAAAGGTGGACAGTGGTTTGTAACACCTGAGATCACAATCACAGACAATGACTTATGTGCAGGAAATAACAAGAGGCGTGAAGGGCACTCGGTCAGCTGGGATGTAATGGACAGTGAAAACAGATCCACTCCAAGGGTGATGCCACAGAAGCAAGAATCCCTCACAACAGATTTGACCAAAGACAGGAAACATAACAACTTTTCCCTACAGCAAAGTCTTGAGCAGCTGGACAAGCTCCTAGCCGATCTGGTTGTAGACTACAAACCACCTACAAGCAGGAAGTCGAGTGATGACCTCTTGGATCAACTAAAGCAACTCATAAATGTTGATGATAAGGACCAATGCACATCTGGTGTGGAAAACCTTCAGAGTTCTGATACACAGGTTACATCCAGTAAATCCAGCCCTGACACAAATAAGGAAGGTGATAGTGGATGTGATGCTCTTCAAAGGAGTGCAGAGGAGTGCTCACCTGACCATAGCACAGATGAGGATGACAACCTGGTGTGCGCTAATAAAAAGTGTAATAGGGCTGAAAGTATGTTCAATgcatgtttgtattttaaatcgTGCCACAGTTGCTATACATTTTACTGCTCAAGAACCTGCAGGAGGGACGATTGGGAAACTCATAAAGAGACCTGTTTATATGGTCGTGTCAGTAGTGTGTGCCGTCATACACTTAAGTTTTGCAGAGAGAATACAGACATCCATAAAGCATTCTCACGTGTTGCTAAAGCGGGCTACCTTTCGCGAGGGAGAGGGGTGCTCTTTCTGGGTTTTGCTAATCCAGACACAGCTAACAACTTCCTGCAGGTGGGCCTGGAGAGCCTTCTCATGTCTCCTACATACTTATCTCTCAGAGAGCTAGACGGCTTCAAAGACAATCTGGGTGAATACTGCAAAGAACTACAACAAGCAGGAAATGAGTATGATCCCAATGAATGTTTCCTCCTGAATGTATCCATAGCTGTTGGTGAACTGGTGCCTAACAGACCATCTCCAAGGATCCAAGCTCCAACGGTGCGCAAATATGCAAAGGTGTCCCTGGCATCGTCTAGTCCAGATAAGAAAGTACTCAAGCaggaaaatgaaatggaaactCTCATCTTAACTCCACCACCTGGGACACCAGACATAGATcgggaaggggaggagggaaggaaagcACGGGAGGTCTGCTTTGTCAATATCCAGCGTGAACTCAGGACAAGGGGTGTCTTCCTCCGACATGAGTATCCCAAAATTTATAATCACCTTTGTGAGTTTGTAGAGAACAATATACGATTCACACCAACCACAATTTACCCCATAGATAAGAGAACAGGAAAACAGTTTATGTGTATGATCATGGCGGCATCAGAGCCAAGGACACTAGAGTGGGTGGGCACACCTCATCTGTTGGATGATATTATTTAG